From the Dehalobacter sp. genome, one window contains:
- a CDS encoding argininosuccinate synthase — protein sequence MAKVVLAYSGGLDTSIIIPWLKENYGYEVVAMAADLGQGEELEPLHEKAAKTGATKLYIEDLREEFITDFIYPTLQAGAVYEGKYLLGTSFARPLIARRLVEIAEKEGAVAVAHGATGKGNDQVRFELAVKALNPDLKIIAPWREWDIKSRDDAIDYAKERGIPIPVTKDRPYSMDRNLWHLSHEGGDLEDPWNEPKDDLYLLGVSPMQAPDQAAYVLINFEKGIPVAVDGEKLAPIQLIEKLNALGGKNGIGIVDMVENRLVGMKSRGVYETPGGTILYAAHQALELLTLDRQTLHYKEQIALKYAEMVYDGVWYSPLREALDAFVKVTQKNVTGTVRMRLYKGNCTPVGIKSPYSLYNEEFATFGEDAVYNQKDAEGFINLFGLPLKVRALMERKSGLR from the coding sequence ATGGCTAAAGTAGTACTTGCCTATTCAGGCGGACTGGATACGTCCATCATTATTCCATGGCTGAAAGAAAACTATGGCTATGAGGTTGTCGCGATGGCGGCAGATTTGGGACAGGGAGAGGAACTGGAACCTCTTCATGAGAAGGCTGCTAAAACCGGAGCCACCAAATTGTATATTGAAGATTTGAGAGAAGAATTCATTACGGATTTCATTTATCCGACACTTCAGGCTGGAGCCGTGTATGAAGGCAAATATCTTCTGGGAACATCCTTTGCGCGTCCGCTTATTGCCAGAAGGCTTGTGGAGATTGCCGAAAAAGAAGGCGCAGTTGCTGTTGCGCATGGCGCGACAGGGAAAGGCAACGATCAGGTCCGCTTTGAACTGGCTGTCAAAGCACTGAATCCTGATCTGAAAATTATTGCTCCGTGGAGAGAGTGGGACATCAAATCGCGGGATGATGCGATTGATTATGCCAAAGAACGCGGAATCCCTATCCCGGTTACCAAGGACAGACCGTACAGCATGGACCGTAACCTGTGGCATTTAAGCCATGAAGGTGGTGACCTCGAGGATCCCTGGAATGAACCGAAGGATGATCTCTATCTACTCGGGGTTTCTCCGATGCAGGCGCCGGACCAGGCCGCGTATGTGCTGATCAATTTTGAGAAGGGCATACCGGTCGCTGTCGATGGAGAGAAGCTTGCACCGATTCAGCTGATCGAGAAATTGAATGCCCTGGGCGGTAAGAATGGGATCGGGATTGTCGACATGGTCGAAAACAGGCTTGTCGGGATGAAGTCGCGCGGGGTATATGAGACCCCCGGCGGGACAATTCTCTATGCCGCGCATCAGGCGCTGGAACTGTTGACCCTTGACCGTCAGACCCTGCATTATAAGGAACAAATTGCGCTGAAATATGCGGAGATGGTCTACGATGGTGTCTGGTATTCACCGCTGAGAGAAGCACTCGATGCGTTTGTAAAAGTTACACAGAAAAATGTTACCGGAACCGTCAGGATGAGACTGTATAAAGGAAACTGTACACCGGTAGGGATAAAATCCCCTTATTCACTGTATAATGAAGAATTCGCAACGTTTGGCGAAGATGCAGTCTACAACCAGAAAGACGCAGAAGGCTTTATTAATCTGTTTGGACTGCCTCTTAAAGTCCGCGCTTTAATGGAGAGAAAATCAGGCTTACGTTAA
- the argH gene encoding argininosuccinate lyase has product MKLWGGRFEKDTDSLVEDFHSSISFDRRLYKFDIMGSIAHAGMLGKIGILSAEETEKIIGGLECILADIQAGRVEFEVGAEDIHMNVEKLLTERIGDAGKKLHTGRSRNDQVALDFRLFLREEIDNTKDLLTALLETLLDLCSKHLKTWMPGYTHLQKAQPITLSHHLMAYVQMFLRDLGRFGDTRKRLNLSPLGSGALAGTTFALRREEVAAELNFDGVTLNSLDGVSDRDFALEFLAAASIMMMHLSRLCEELIIWSSGEFCFVSIDDAYATGSSIMPQKKNPDVAELVRGKTGRVYGDLITLLTVMKGLPLAYNKDMQEDKECVFDAVDTIQKSLLVIRPMLATMKVNADIMAREAKKGFTNATDLADYLAKKNVPFREAHAIVGRLVLECSHRGCSLEDLTLEELKTVSEFFEEDLYEAISLQTCVQKRSVTGGPAPEVVQTAIQFSKENLDQLRW; this is encoded by the coding sequence ATGAAACTTTGGGGAGGACGTTTTGAGAAAGACACCGATTCCCTGGTCGAAGATTTCCACTCATCGATCTCATTCGACCGGCGCCTCTATAAATTTGATATTATGGGCAGCATCGCTCATGCCGGAATGCTCGGCAAAATAGGTATCCTGTCAGCCGAAGAAACGGAGAAAATAATAGGGGGACTGGAATGCATTCTGGCGGATATTCAGGCGGGAAGGGTTGAATTTGAAGTCGGAGCCGAAGACATCCATATGAACGTTGAGAAACTACTTACGGAGAGAATCGGTGATGCCGGTAAAAAGCTCCATACCGGCCGCAGCCGGAATGATCAGGTTGCGCTGGATTTTCGGCTGTTCTTAAGAGAAGAAATCGACAACACCAAAGATCTCCTCACTGCGCTGCTGGAAACCTTGCTTGACTTGTGTTCCAAACATCTTAAGACTTGGATGCCCGGATATACCCATCTGCAAAAGGCCCAGCCGATCACCCTGAGCCATCATCTTATGGCCTATGTCCAAATGTTTTTGCGCGATCTGGGACGGTTCGGAGATACTCGCAAGAGACTGAACCTCTCCCCGCTCGGATCGGGCGCGCTGGCGGGTACGACCTTTGCTTTGCGTCGGGAAGAAGTAGCTGCTGAACTGAATTTTGACGGCGTCACGCTCAACAGTTTAGACGGCGTCAGCGATAGAGATTTTGCTTTGGAATTCCTGGCAGCGGCATCTATCATGATGATGCATCTGAGCAGGCTGTGTGAAGAACTGATCATCTGGTCGAGCGGCGAATTCTGTTTCGTTTCGATTGATGATGCCTATGCCACCGGATCGAGTATTATGCCGCAGAAGAAAAATCCTGATGTCGCAGAACTCGTCAGAGGGAAAACCGGCAGGGTGTATGGGGATCTCATAACACTGCTCACCGTTATGAAAGGACTTCCTCTGGCTTATAACAAAGATATGCAGGAAGACAAGGAATGTGTGTTTGATGCTGTGGACACCATCCAAAAATCGCTGCTGGTCATCCGACCGATGCTGGCTACCATGAAAGTGAATGCCGATATTATGGCAAGGGAAGCTAAGAAGGGCTTTACCAATGCCACAGATTTGGCTGATTATCTGGCTAAGAAGAATGTTCCTTTCCGCGAAGCCCATGCGATTGTGGGCAGGCTGGTACTGGAATGTTCCCACAGGGGTTGTTCGTTGGAGGATCTGACGCTGGAAGAACTGAAAACAGTATCCGAATTCTTCGAGGAAGATCTTTATGAGGCTATTTCTCTTCAAACCTGCGTTCAGAAGAGGAGCGTTACCGGAGGTCCTGCACCGGAGGTTGTTCAGACAGCGATACAGTTTAGTAAAGAAAATCTGGATCAACTCAGGTGGTAA